In Sphaeramia orbicularis chromosome 14, fSphaOr1.1, whole genome shotgun sequence, the following are encoded in one genomic region:
- the LOC115432564 gene encoding oligodendrocyte-myelin glycoprotein-like: MKRYVKLLKLSPNEALLELLLLLLLGLRVLAVCPSICTCSRSHREVDCSWRGLRLLPDGLQYNLHSLNLSHNRFQNMDDRLTLYTHLRVLDVSHNRLTHLPTGLPRSLWQLYAASNRIQCLDKNDTVYQWNLQILDLSKNKLERAVFINNTLINLHTLNLSHNHFWTLPTNMPIHLDTIDISHNLLVKVLPGSLDRLPRLTHFYLHANRFSSLPFGALDKMTSLKVITLGNNPWACHLHDDVAYIVSWSQHTFARVLGCPCHTQSICGGVHHGRTGGWHFASYNLPPLAASAQDLNSITPEAGVTNWWYLSVSSKNGIPHSTGESLSTEHHPFTATPIGISTLQPRPTSTHHTIKHLFVTTVADHMFYTYFSLEKTSLDMTETSPISDITETPIRPDVTLATDQFFTTESPSVHTKKTTTLRTRSVRRHNQSLPGGISNTSPVALSFSLSFLQTLALLSLILQ; encoded by the coding sequence GTATGTGAAGCTGCTGAAGCTCTCCCCTAATGAGGCCCTTCTGGAattactgctgctgttgttgctggggTTGCGTGTCCTAGCTGTGTGTCCCTCTATATGCACCTGCAGCCGCAGCCACAGGGAAGTCGACTGCTCTTGGAGGGGTCTGAGACTGCTTCCTGATGGGCTACAGTACAACCTGCACTCTCTCAATTTGTCCCACAACCGTTTTCAGAACATGGACGACCGCCTCACTCTGTACACGCATCTCCGCGTCCTTGATGTGTCTCACAACCGACTGACTCACCTACCCACAGGCTTACCCCGCTCGCTGTGGCAGCTTTACGCAGCCTCTAACCGCATTCAGTGCCTGGACAAGAATGACACAGTCTACCAGTGGAATTTGCAAATCCTTGACCTCTCCAAAAACAAACTGGAGCGAGCTGTCTTCATTAACAATACACTAATTAACCTGCACACACTTAACCTAAGCCATAATCACTTCTGGACCCTGCCCACCAACATGCCTATACATTTAGACACTATTGACATCTCCCACAATTTGCTTGTGAAAGTGCTGCCCGGATCATTGGACCGACTTCCCAGACTTACTCACTTCTATCTGCATGCTAATCGGTTTTCCTCACTGCCATTTGGAGCCTTGGATAAGATGACGTCCCTTAAAGTCATCACTCTAGGCAACAACCCATGGGCCTGCCACCTTCATGATGACGTTGCCTACATAGTATCCTGGTCTCAACATACGTTTGCCCGTGTCCTGGGCTGCCCTTGCCATACCCAGTCTATTTGTGGAGGCGTCCACCATGGCAGGACTGGAGGCTGGCACTTTGCCTCCTACAATCTACCACCTCTCGCAGCCAGTGCCCAGGACTTGAACTCCATAACCCCTGAAGCCGGTGTCACTAATTGGTGGTACTTGTCTGTTTCTTCGAAGAACGGCATCCCACACTCCACCGGGGAGAGTTTGAGCACAGAGCACCACCCTTTCACAGCCACACCCATTGGTATCTCCACCCTGCAACCTAGACCTACAAGCACACACCACACTATTAAGCACCTTTTTGTCACAACAGTAGCAGACCACATGTTCTATACCTATTTTAGTTTGGAAAAGACTTCACTTGACATGACTGAAACCTCCCCCATTTCTGATATTACAGAAACCCCCATCAGGCCTGACGTGACACTGGCCACAGACCAGTTCTTTACCACAGAGAGCCCTTCCGTCCACACAAAGAAGACAACGACACTCCGCACCAGAAGTGTTAGGAGGCACAATCAGTCTCTCCCCGGTGGTATCAGCAACACCAGCCCGGTGGCTCTTTCCTTCTCGCTTAGTTTCCTGCAGACCCTTGCACTTCTGTCTCTCATTCTGCAATAA